A genomic stretch from Nitratidesulfovibrio sp. SRB-5 includes:
- a CDS encoding methylated-DNA--[protein]-cysteine S-methyltransferase has translation MDTPTRHMAADLATAVTGSTAASGSMAAPGTTAATGSPVGPGEALRPDDPRLALVRAACDTLRQRAEPVPLAELAEAAGLSPSHFQRVFTRLVGVSPRAYQQACREQRLRGALERGVPVAEAIYEAGFGSPSRVYEDAHGMLGMTPARYRKGAPGRQLAVAAAQTSLGWLVMAATEDGVCAIDIGDDNDALLASLQRRFPGAELHTPSHAVRQWLGTVVAFVEHGGAHPALPLDVRGTAFQHAVWSALRELPPGTTLGYAQLAARIGRPSAVRAVAAACARNPVAVVVPCHRVLGRDGALTGYRWGVDRKAELLRREAARMPMG, from the coding sequence GGCCGCGCCGGGCACGACTGCCGCAACTGGCTCGCCAGTTGGGCCGGGCGAGGCCCTGCGGCCCGACGACCCGCGTCTGGCGTTGGTCCGCGCCGCCTGTGACACCCTGCGCCAGCGTGCCGAACCGGTGCCTCTGGCGGAACTGGCCGAGGCGGCGGGCCTGAGCCCCAGCCATTTTCAACGTGTGTTCACCCGGCTGGTGGGCGTTTCGCCGCGCGCCTACCAGCAGGCCTGCCGCGAACAGCGCCTGCGCGGCGCGCTGGAGCGGGGCGTGCCCGTGGCCGAGGCCATCTACGAGGCCGGGTTCGGTTCGCCCAGCCGGGTCTACGAGGATGCGCACGGCATGCTGGGCATGACCCCGGCCCGCTACCGCAAGGGCGCGCCCGGCAGACAACTGGCAGTGGCCGCCGCGCAAACGTCGCTGGGCTGGCTGGTCATGGCCGCCACGGAGGACGGGGTGTGCGCCATCGACATCGGCGACGACAACGATGCCCTGCTTGCCAGCCTGCAACGCCGCTTTCCCGGCGCGGAACTGCATACCCCCAGCCATGCGGTGCGGCAGTGGCTGGGCACGGTGGTGGCCTTCGTCGAGCACGGCGGCGCGCACCCCGCGCTGCCGCTGGACGTGCGCGGCACCGCCTTCCAGCATGCGGTATGGAGCGCCCTGCGCGAACTGCCCCCCGGCACCACTCTGGGATACGCCCAGCTTGCCGCCCGCATCGGCAGGCCCAGCGCCGTACGCGCCGTGGCCGCCGCCTGCGCTCGCAACCCCGTGGCCGTGGTGGTGCCCTGCCACCGCGTGCTGGGCCGCGACGGCGCACTCACCGGCTACCGCTGGGGGGTGGATCGAAAGGCCGAACTGCTGCGCCGCGAAGCCGCCCGAATGCCCATGGGGTAA